In a single window of the Pedosphaera parvula Ellin514 genome:
- a CDS encoding sensor histidine kinase translates to MTRPTVKKILILLGSWIGFLALAHSELASNTADGFEIRSASAANKQLSIRQNEVNLGALPTQITFRFWPRTNNPSSTMRVRYKLEGYEDVWHDGTSEMFVAIRFYNEAQDQVGQKVFTVSGESVGWRGSLATSSLTHRREMFTCPPGTAQFWVVITSAGPPAAVGAYIVANLKVSKITTNGPPVELITWPLDSEPRTAAEPAVVKGWRPDGGRPSMARIVTIGENPSQKAFGIFDTDGTTHAEWHTTVDAAPRAQPGDQMLIEWDEMYSIGVNDMTAAHFSALPVGRYVLHVENFDVLGRPTGIQASLNVIVPPPFWLKPAFWGFVITLLVVLVLGIGRYLTARRMQREVVRLRWREDLEKERLRIARDIHDDLGARLTEISLASELAKGKQNLPKFATEDFDQISGMCREMVTALYETVWAVNPKNDNLDALGEYLCQISIRLCEQAHLSCRLQVAELPKNVEISSRDRHNIAMSVTEAVHNVIKHAKASEVILSVDFESEVLNISVQDNGCGFVEANVPGRNGLNNMRERQASIGGTCRVESRASGGTTVYIRVTIDSRHQHS, encoded by the coding sequence ATGACCAGACCGACAGTAAAAAAGATTCTGATCCTGCTGGGAAGTTGGATTGGTTTTCTTGCGCTCGCTCATTCGGAGCTTGCCAGCAATACCGCTGATGGATTCGAAATCCGTTCTGCTTCCGCCGCCAATAAACAACTTTCGATACGGCAAAATGAAGTAAACCTGGGAGCACTTCCAACACAAATTACATTTCGTTTCTGGCCGCGCACCAATAACCCAAGCTCGACGATGCGCGTTCGCTATAAATTGGAAGGTTATGAAGATGTCTGGCACGACGGGACCAGCGAAATGTTCGTGGCAATCCGCTTTTATAATGAAGCCCAAGATCAGGTTGGTCAGAAGGTATTCACCGTAAGTGGTGAGAGTGTAGGATGGCGTGGCTCCCTGGCCACCTCCTCTCTGACGCATCGCCGTGAAATGTTCACTTGCCCGCCCGGCACGGCACAATTCTGGGTGGTGATCACCTCGGCGGGTCCTCCCGCCGCTGTGGGAGCGTACATCGTGGCGAACCTGAAAGTGTCAAAAATCACCACCAACGGACCACCAGTTGAGCTGATCACGTGGCCGTTGGATAGCGAACCCCGGACCGCTGCCGAACCTGCGGTAGTGAAGGGTTGGAGACCCGACGGCGGACGTCCCAGCATGGCCAGGATTGTCACCATTGGAGAGAATCCTTCTCAAAAAGCGTTCGGGATTTTTGATACAGACGGCACTACCCACGCTGAGTGGCATACCACAGTGGATGCTGCTCCACGGGCGCAACCAGGCGATCAGATGCTGATCGAATGGGACGAGATGTATAGCATTGGCGTGAATGACATGACCGCAGCCCACTTCAGTGCTCTGCCGGTTGGCCGGTACGTATTGCATGTCGAGAATTTCGATGTTCTGGGGCGCCCCACAGGGATCCAAGCTTCACTCAACGTAATCGTTCCCCCGCCCTTTTGGCTGAAACCAGCCTTTTGGGGATTTGTTATCACCTTGCTGGTGGTGCTTGTATTGGGCATTGGCCGGTATCTAACCGCCCGCCGGATGCAGCGCGAGGTAGTCCGACTCAGGTGGCGGGAGGATTTGGAAAAGGAGCGTCTCCGTATTGCTCGGGACATTCACGATGATCTGGGTGCAAGGCTGACGGAAATATCACTGGCGAGTGAGTTGGCGAAAGGCAAACAGAATTTGCCTAAGTTTGCTACAGAGGATTTTGACCAGATTTCCGGCATGTGCCGTGAGATGGTTACGGCACTGTATGAAACGGTCTGGGCGGTAAATCCAAAGAACGACAACCTGGATGCATTAGGTGAGTATCTTTGCCAGATCAGCATTCGTCTCTGTGAACAAGCTCATTTGTCCTGCCGCCTGCAAGTCGCAGAATTGCCCAAAAATGTAGAAATCTCCAGTCGCGACAGGCATAACATCGCCATGTCGGTGACGGAAGCCGTTCACAATGTCATTAAGCATGCGAAAGCATCGGAAGTGATCCTCAGCGTCGATTTTGAGTCGGAAGTTTTAAACATCTCTGTTCAGGATAATGGCTGCGGCTTTGTCGAGGCGAATGTTCCGGGGCGAAACGGCTTAAATAATATGAGGGAGCGCCAGGCGAGCATCGGGGGAACCTGCCGCGTCGAAAGCCGGGCGAGTGGTGGAACAACCGTTTATATACGGGTAACGATCGACTCCCGGCATCAGCACAGTTGA
- a CDS encoding discoidin domain-containing protein, translated as MMCHKTSNKIRECRTGNSSFQLVVLVIGLVLFSSSANHLRAAGANTPFTTLEAEAGTPGGGASVRAFIPGTTVPNAPTMELEASGLACVLLTNADDSISWTNPVANANAIVIRDCIPDATNGGGITAAINLYVDGIFRQTITLSSKQSWNYRNSTTTPDDPNGGGTPWHFYNEDRALIAGTPVAAGSVITLQNDATNTAAFYDIDSIDLENAPPSRTQPGNSLSIVTYGADPNFTTDSKTAIQNCINAARSQGKTVWIPPGKYMVNNLTSGGLDLRGVTVEGAGMWHSMVYKNIPLPPQTTPWRSNIQLNTNSVLRDISIDSNAIYRDIGGISGDDYGLTAVGNNWLIERVWVQHCDANWLSGSNGIIRDSRVADSWGDGINLNNGNTPDLSKLGISLTASNNFVRGSGDDGFATYSDAGASGTNPQMQNTKIVNNTSIATYWANGIRVAGGTNVVVQNNLVDSVSANNGMEVSIFGNTGNPLDSALISGNVILRGGGWNSTDRHGMHVGSLSSTATFSNAYTRATITNNIIRASLRAGLDIGARLETLIVSHNVIDRPAQQGIWIPSGVTGTGLFEYNNVTNLNANKAAFQNDSTSTFTATLVSNSWQVLTGLLSRGKPATASSYDSGLPGEPFKGNDGNTGTRWSANSPAYPSWWRADLENNCNLTAVTINWYGVPNRSYQYKIEVSTNDVNYVMVVDATGNSLKANTTDTFTAIARYIRITVTGCSQAGGYPSFYECYVYGNVISAASQTPANIIMTASGNTLALSWPDDHLGWRLQIQTNAPGGGLATNWMAVPGSELVTSTNILINSAHGAAFYRLAYP; from the coding sequence ATGATGTGCCATAAGACCAGCAATAAAATTCGGGAATGCAGGACTGGAAACAGCAGCTTTCAGTTGGTGGTCCTGGTCATAGGGTTGGTGCTGTTTAGCTCGAGCGCGAATCATCTGAGGGCTGCAGGCGCGAATACTCCCTTTACCACGCTCGAAGCAGAGGCCGGCACTCCAGGTGGCGGCGCAAGCGTGCGTGCCTTTATACCGGGAACAACCGTGCCCAATGCCCCTACAATGGAACTCGAAGCATCGGGACTTGCCTGCGTCCTGCTAACCAATGCCGATGATTCCATCAGTTGGACAAACCCTGTGGCCAATGCCAACGCCATTGTCATCCGCGACTGCATTCCTGATGCCACCAATGGCGGGGGCATTACGGCCGCGATTAATTTGTACGTGGATGGAATTTTTCGGCAGACGATTACTCTGAGCTCAAAACAATCCTGGAATTACCGCAACTCGACGACAACTCCCGATGATCCCAACGGCGGCGGCACACCCTGGCATTTCTACAATGAGGATCGGGCTTTAATTGCCGGAACTCCCGTTGCCGCAGGAAGTGTCATCACGCTTCAAAACGATGCCACCAATACGGCGGCGTTCTACGATATAGATTCCATTGATTTGGAAAATGCTCCTCCGTCCCGAACACAGCCAGGCAATTCCCTGTCGATTGTGACTTATGGAGCCGACCCTAATTTTACGACCGACTCGAAGACAGCCATTCAAAACTGCATCAATGCCGCACGGTCGCAGGGAAAAACGGTCTGGATCCCACCGGGCAAATACATGGTAAACAATCTCACTTCAGGAGGATTGGATTTACGCGGCGTCACAGTCGAAGGAGCCGGAATGTGGCATTCGATGGTTTATAAGAATATTCCCCTCCCTCCCCAAACAACTCCCTGGCGATCGAACATCCAGTTAAATACCAACTCGGTGCTGCGCGATATCTCGATTGATTCCAATGCCATTTACCGCGACATCGGCGGAATCAGCGGCGATGATTATGGACTTACTGCCGTCGGCAACAATTGGCTGATCGAGAGGGTCTGGGTGCAGCATTGTGATGCCAACTGGTTGAGCGGCAGCAACGGAATCATTCGGGACAGTCGAGTGGCAGATAGTTGGGGGGACGGTATTAACCTTAACAACGGCAATACTCCTGACCTATCAAAATTGGGCATCAGCCTGACCGCTTCGAATAACTTCGTGCGAGGCTCGGGCGACGACGGCTTCGCGACTTATTCCGATGCAGGTGCCAGCGGCACCAATCCGCAAATGCAAAACACAAAAATTGTTAACAATACCTCGATTGCCACCTATTGGGCCAATGGCATCCGCGTCGCCGGCGGCACAAACGTGGTTGTGCAAAACAATCTGGTGGACAGTGTCTCGGCAAATAATGGAATGGAAGTGAGTATTTTCGGCAATACCGGAAATCCCTTGGATTCTGCCTTGATCTCCGGAAATGTGATTTTACGAGGCGGCGGTTGGAACAGCACCGACCGGCACGGGATGCATGTGGGCTCTCTTTCGAGCACAGCCACGTTCTCCAACGCTTACACGCGAGCGACGATTACGAACAACATCATTCGGGCTTCCCTGCGCGCAGGCCTCGACATTGGCGCGAGACTCGAGACCTTAATTGTTTCACACAACGTGATTGATCGCCCGGCACAGCAGGGTATTTGGATTCCGTCCGGGGTCACCGGCACTGGATTGTTTGAATACAACAATGTGACCAACCTGAATGCCAACAAGGCGGCGTTTCAAAATGATTCAACCTCTACATTTACGGCCACGTTGGTCAGCAATTCATGGCAGGTTCTCACCGGTTTGTTATCTCGAGGCAAACCGGCGACGGCGAGTAGCTATGATTCCGGTCTGCCGGGAGAACCATTCAAAGGCAATGATGGGAATACCGGCACGCGCTGGTCCGCAAATAGTCCTGCCTATCCCTCCTGGTGGCGTGCAGATCTTGAAAACAACTGCAACTTAACAGCTGTAACAATCAATTGGTATGGTGTTCCCAATCGCAGCTACCAATATAAGATAGAAGTGAGCACCAATGACGTGAATTATGTCATGGTAGTGGATGCAACAGGCAATTCATTGAAAGCCAACACCACCGATACATTCACCGCAATCGCCCGCTACATCCGCATTACAGTAACCGGTTGCAGTCAAGCGGGCGGTTACCCGTCCTTTTACGAATGTTATGTGTACGGCAACGTTATTTCAGCCGCGTCTCAAACTCCCGCAAATATCATAATGACCGCTTCTGGCAATACACTAGCGCTTTCATGGCCGGACGACCATCTCGGTTGGCGCTTGCAAATTCAGACGAATGCGCCGGGAGGCGGATTGGCCACAAACTGGATGGCGGTGCCGGGTTCCGAGCTCGTGACGAGTACCAATATCCTGATCAATTCAGCCCATGGCGCGGCGTTCTATCGTCTCGCTTATCCCTGA
- a CDS encoding response regulator transcription factor, with protein sequence MKRRVAVVEDNQRLRRQLLQILSQFEDIECVGNYGSGEEALEQIPHKNPEVVLMDIKLPKMSGIECVHELKKIMPLVQIIIVTVYEDSECIFDAIKAGANGYLIKSGPPERLIEGIRDIASGGSPMSGHIARKVVGYFRTLGPATGKAKPLAPREEQVLTLLASGYLYKEIGAKLGLSVETVRTYVKNACTKMHVRSRIEAVAKYCGKH encoded by the coding sequence ATGAAAAGAAGAGTTGCAGTAGTGGAAGACAATCAGCGATTACGCCGACAACTGTTGCAAATTTTGAGCCAGTTTGAAGATATCGAATGTGTGGGCAACTACGGCTCCGGGGAGGAGGCGCTGGAACAGATTCCGCACAAGAATCCGGAAGTCGTGCTGATGGACATCAAGCTGCCGAAGATGTCGGGAATTGAATGCGTCCATGAGCTGAAGAAAATCATGCCGTTGGTTCAAATTATCATTGTGACTGTGTACGAGGACAGTGAATGCATTTTCGACGCCATAAAAGCCGGGGCCAATGGTTACCTGATCAAGTCGGGTCCGCCTGAACGCCTCATTGAGGGCATTCGCGATATCGCTTCCGGCGGCTCTCCTATGTCGGGTCATATCGCCAGAAAAGTGGTAGGTTATTTTCGCACGCTTGGACCCGCGACCGGAAAAGCCAAACCCCTTGCTCCTCGCGAAGAACAGGTTCTGACTCTATTGGCGTCAGGTTACCTCTACAAAGAGATTGGAGCTAAGCTGGGCCTGAGCGTGGAAACCGTCCGCACTTATGTCAAAAATGCATGCACAAAAATGCATGTGCGCAGCCGGATCGAAGCGGTTGCCAAATACTGTGGCAAGCACTGA